Proteins encoded in a region of the Vicia villosa cultivar HV-30 ecotype Madison, WI linkage group LG5, Vvil1.0, whole genome shotgun sequence genome:
- the LOC131606595 gene encoding uncharacterized protein LOC131606595 isoform X1, translating into MNRSLQWLSQIFMIVYKCLDFCLFVLFWDCLNKWLVHSFIGAFASACCWKWPCQYTIGKMLKAHQQAQVDNIDRLPTPFGLVHSGVAPDHSKTKVTFLFAFVNLKSGFKCTKGLKWLDICCFVIL; encoded by the exons ATGAATAGATCTTTACAGTGGTTGTCACAGATTTTCATGATTGTATATAAATGTTTAGatttctgtttgtttgttttgttttgggaTTGCCTCAATAAATGGCTTGTGCATTCATTTATTGGAGCCTTTGCAAGTGCGTGTTGTTGGAAGTGGCCCTGCCAGTACACTATCGGGAAG ATGTTGAAGGCGCACCAACAAGCACAAGTTGATAACATTGATAGGTTGCCTACACCTTTTGGTTTGGTTCACTCCGGTGTTGCACCTGATCACTCTAAAACAAAG GTAACTTTTCTCTTCGCGTTTGTGAATCTGAAGTCAGGATTTAAGTGCACGAAAGGACTTAAATGGTTggatatttgttgttttgttattttgtag
- the LOC131606595 gene encoding uncharacterized protein LOC131606595 isoform X2, whose protein sequence is MNRSLQWLSQIFMIVYKCLDFCLFVLFWDCLNKWLVHSFIGAFASACCWKWPCQYTIGKMLKAHQQAQVDNIDRLPTPFGLVHSGVAPDHSKTKKECFYTRQAR, encoded by the exons ATGAATAGATCTTTACAGTGGTTGTCACAGATTTTCATGATTGTATATAAATGTTTAGatttctgtttgtttgttttgttttgggaTTGCCTCAATAAATGGCTTGTGCATTCATTTATTGGAGCCTTTGCAAGTGCGTGTTGTTGGAAGTGGCCCTGCCAGTACACTATCGGGAAG ATGTTGAAGGCGCACCAACAAGCACAAGTTGATAACATTGATAGGTTGCCTACACCTTTTGGTTTGGTTCACTCCGGTGTTGCACCTGATCACTCTAAAACAAAG AAAGAGTGTTTTTATACAAGACAAGCAAG GTAA